One genomic region from Salvia hispanica cultivar TCC Black 2014 chromosome 2, UniMelb_Shisp_WGS_1.0, whole genome shotgun sequence encodes:
- the LOC125203760 gene encoding COP9 signalosome complex subunit 1-like, translated as MEADAIIGDEEIYANGRDETDSQRHRPIISGEQLDIEAYAALYTGRTRTTRLLFIADKCGAPSMELEALRMAYDEIKKGENTQLFREVVGKINGRLGPNYDLDNAWADAVDRRAELRKEKLENELNAYRTNLIKESIRMGYNDFGDFYYAHGQLGEAFKNYVRTRDYCTTSKHIIHMCLNAILLSIEMGQFTHVTSYVGKAEQTADGLEPVTIAKLRCAAGLSHLEGKKYKLAARKFLEVGPELGNNYTEVISPQDVATYGSLCALASFDRSELKSKVIDNTNFRNFLELVPEIRELINDFHTSHYASCLEYLGNLKTNLLLDIHLHDHVETLYEQIRSKALIQYTLPFVSVDLNMMANAFNTSVTGLEKELEALITNDQIQARIDSHNKILYARHADQRNGTFQRVLQTGNEFDRELRGMLLRANLIKHDYNLKAARKH; from the exons ATGGAAGCAGACGCTATTATCGGGGACGAAGAGATCTACGCCAATGGCCGGGACGAAACCGATTCGCAGCGCCACCGCCCCATCATCAGCGGCGAGCAGCTCGACATCGAGGCCTACGCCGCACTCTACACTGGTCGCACGAGGACTACGCGCCTCCTTTTCATCGCCGATAAATGCGGCGCCCCTTCCATGGAGCTGGAGGCTCTGCGGATGGCGTACGACGAGATCAAGAAGGGCGAGAACACGCAGCTCTTCAGAGAGGTTGTCGGGAAGATCAATGGCCGATTGGGCCCCAATTACGACCTGGATAATGCCTGGGCCGATGCTGTGGATCGACGGGCCGAGTTGAGAAAGGAGAAGCTTGAAAATGAACTCAATGCTTACAGG ACAAATTTGATCAAAGAGAGCATTCGGATGGGGTACAATGATTTTGGGGATTTCTACTATGCACATGGTCAGCTTGGTGAagcatttaaaaattatgtccGCACACGTGACTACTGCACAACCTCGAAGCATATAATTCATATGTGTCTAAATGCAATTCTTCTTAGCATTGAGATGGGTCAATTTACTCATGTTACAAGTTACGTTGGCAAGGCTGAGCAAACTGCAGACGGCTTGGAACCTGTTACAATTGCAAAACTGCGTTGTGCTGCTGGATTGTCTCACCTTGAAGGGAAAAAATATAAGCTTGCTGCTCGAAAG TTCCTGGAAGTTGGCCCAGAACTTGGGAACAACTACACTGAAGTAATTTCACCCCAAGATGTTGCAACATATGGCAGTCTCTGTGCACTCGCAAGCTTTGACCGTTCAGAACTGAAG AGCAAAGTCATCGATAACACTAATTTCCGAAACTTCTTAGAATTGGTACCTGAGATAAGGGAACTCATTAATGATTTCCATACCAG CCATTATGCTTCTTGCCTGGAATATCTAGGAAATCTCAAGACAAACTTGTTGCTTGATATCCATTTACATGATCATGTGGAAACTCTATACGAGCAAATACGCAGCAAGGCTCTGATCCAGTACACACTTCCGTTCGTATCTGTAGACCTTAATATGATGGCAAATGCTTTTAATACAAGTGTTACAGGCCTGGAGAAAGAACTTGAAGCCCTGATCACTAATGACCAAATACAG GCTCGAATTGACTCCCATAACAAGATTCTTTATGCCCGGCATGCTGATCAGAGGAATGGGACGTTCCAGCGCGTCTTGCAGACTGGCAATGAATTTGATCGTGAACTCAGAGGAATGCTTTTGAGAGCAAATCTCATCAAACATGATTACAACCTTAAGGCAGCACGGAAACATTAA
- the LOC125203759 gene encoding probable pectin methyltransferase QUA3, with protein sequence MGLLNLPSSKNRHARQWRVLDAIMGCFFAAVLLFFLLVFTPLGDSLAASGRQTLLRSDPRHRGRLVALVEQGRQAVAIDACPADMVDHMPCEDPRINSQLSRDMNFYRERHCPRPDDTPLCLIPPPDGYKVPVPWPDSLHKIWHDNMPYNKIADRKGHQGWMKREGPYFIFPGGGTMFPDGAEQYIEKLKQYIPIAGGALRTALDMGCGVASFGGYMLSEGILTLSFAPRDSHKAQIQFALERGVPTFVAMLGTRRLPFSGFSFDLVHCSRCLIPFAAYNATYFLEVDRLLRPGGYLVISGPPVQWPKQDKEWAELQAVARSLCYELIVVDGNTAIWKKPIGDSCHPNLNEFGLNLCDESDDPSFSWYTKLKKCISRTSSVKGEYALGAIPKWPERLTIAPSRVSIIKNGIDVFEADKRRWARRVAYYKNSLNIKLGTPSIRNVMDMNAFFGGFAAAIISDPVWVMNVVPARKPSTLDVIYDRGLIGVFHDWCEPFSTYPRTYDLIHVADIESLVKDPSSGKNRCNLVDLMVEIDRMLRPEGTVIIRDSPEVIDKIEWISRAIRWRASIHDKEPDSLQREKVLVATKKLWKLPSGSQ encoded by the exons ATGGGGCTGTTGAATCTTCCGTCTTCCAAGAACCGGCACGCGCGCCAATGGCGGGTGCTGGATGCTATTATGGGGTGCTTCTTCGCGGCGGTTCtgctcttcttcctcctcgtCTTCACTCCACTGGGCGACTCGCTGGCGGCATCGGGGCGGCAGACGCTGCTCCGCTCGGATCCGCGGCACCGGGGGCGTCTGGTGGCGCTGGTGGAGCAGGGGCGTCAGGCGGTGGCCATCGACGCTTGCCCCGCCGATATGGTGGATCACATGCCCTGTGAGGATCCCAGAATTAACAGCCAGCTCAGCAGGGATATGAATTTCTACAGGGAGAGGCATTGCCCTCGCCCCGACGACACGCCTCTCTGTTTGATCCCGCCGCCGGACGGCTACAAGGTTCCCGTGCCCTGGCCCGACAGTTTGCATAAG ATATGGCATGATAACATGCCTTATAATAAAATAGCAGATAGGAAAGGCCACCAGGGATGGATGAAGAGAGAAGGTCCGTATTTCATATTTCCTGGTGGTGGTACAATGTTCCCAGATGGAGCTGAACAATATATCGAAAAGCTTAAACAGTATATTCCTATAGCTGGGGGAGCTTTGAGGACAGCTCTCGATATGGGATGCGGG GTTGCTAGTTTCGGTGGATACATGCTCTCTGAAGGCATATTAACTCTTTCCTTTGCCCCAAGAGATTCACATAAAGCTCAGATACAGTTCGCTCTGGAGAGAGGAGTACCGACCTTTGTTGCCATGCTTGGCACACGTAGACTTCCGTTTTCTGGGTTTTCTTTCGATTTGGTCCACTGTTCTCGATGTCTGATACCTTTCGCTGCATATA ATGCTACATATTTTCTTGAAGTTGATCGGTTACTTCGGCCAGGAGGCTACCTAGTCATATCTGGACCTCCTGTACAGTGGCCTAAACAAGATAAGGAATGGGCTGAGCTCCAGGCCGTTGCCAGATCTTTGTGTTACGAGCTGATTGTCGTAGATGGGAACACTGCCATCTGGAAGAAGCCGATTGGGGATTCATGCCATCCCAACCTTAATGAATTTGGGCTCAACTTGTGCGATGAGTCTGATGATCCTAGTTTTTCGTG GTACACCAAGTTGAAGAAATGTATTAGCAGGACATCCTCTGTTAAGGGAGAATACGCACTCGGAGCAATTCCAAAGTGGCCTGAGAGATTGACAATAGCTCCTTCGAGGGttagtattattaaaaatggaatCGATGTGTTTGAAGCTGACAAGCGAAGATGGGCAAGGAGGGTTGCTTACTACAAGAATTCTTTAAACATAAAACTGGGAACTCCATCCATCCGAAATGTCATGGATATGAATGCATTCTTCGGAGGTTTTGCAGCGGCCATAATATCTGATCCTGTTTGGGTAATGAATGTCGTTCCCGCTCGCAAGCCGTCAACCCTTGATGTCATTTATGACCGAGGACTAATAGGAGTTTTCCATGATTG GTGTGAGCCTTTCTCAACATATCCTCGTACTTACGATTTGATACATGTTGCTGATATCGAGTCTCTTGTTAAAGATCCCAGTTCGGGAAAAAACAG GTGTAACCTTGTCGATCTGATGGTGGAAATTGATAGAATGCTGCGTCCTGAAGGCACGGTTATCATTAGAGATTCACCTGAAGTGATTGACAAAATTGAATGGATTTCTCGTGCCATAAGATGGAGGGCCTCCATACACGACAAAGAACCCGACTCACTTCAGAGGGAGAAAGTCCTGGTAGCAACGAAGAAATTGTGGAAGTTACCTTCTGGATCCCAGTGA